In Brachypodium distachyon strain Bd21 chromosome 2, Brachypodium_distachyon_v3.0, whole genome shotgun sequence, one genomic interval encodes:
- the LOC100830097 gene encoding LOW QUALITY PROTEIN: zinc finger CCCH domain-containing protein 34-like (The sequence of the model RefSeq protein was modified relative to this genomic sequence to represent the inferred CDS: deleted 1 base in 1 codon) codes for MAAAAPAEEGEDPRLRRSNTDCVFFLVSNFACNKGSKCEYRHCKGARFNPTNCWYWFHGNCVNPSCTFRHPPLENLNRTKSLADQPSLCGSASVKTANPCYFYHNSCCTKGDHCPFLHEPPTPKNVVGVSSEATTFNPAVNENSVGDEMVEVSKDAHANPCQGNSYHLKTCHSKEVPELSNPEFGEAIPIAPETSVVTGEYMKCSTLSYQTSGDSTMEHSEQDDCRDSSPGFDVLVDDGGLNKNDLGLQLARKRDVQVLHAKYDIGVPNCYDQDYYDSLYYGQAFGGFDGQDGYFYLGDLEGVQEHDIGTTLGHIPSNRVKLVGSASDEYDKRFLKPRNFTSSTEDVAFAREHTKTRYTSKRRRENRKGTKGRKGRRKRRCGLEPVVSSQEIESRSSHRKQDSLMEECPQPIVCATFRGLKKGSRGKQRHVLSARDSEHPRTDFTGPKTLSQIKEEKCISKSSFSPSAARMPHERSFSYDFEGPKPLTELHKGKVEFDW; via the exons ATGGCagcggccgcgccggcggaggagggcgaggaccCGCGTTTGAGGAGGAGCAACACCGactgcgtcttcttcctcgtctccaACTTTGCCTGCAACAAG GGGTCGAAATGCGAGTACCGCCACTGCAAGGGCGCCCGGTTCAACCCCACGAACTGCTGGTACTGGTTCCACGGCAACTGCGTCAACCCAAGCTGCACCTTCCGCCACCCT CCGTTGGAAAATCTTAACAGAACCAAATCTTTGGCAGACCAACCCTCACTATGTGGCTCAGCTTCTGTCAAGACAGCTAATCCTTGTTATTTTTACCATAACTCATGTTGTACAAAAGGTGATCATTGCCCTTTCCTACATGAGCCTCCAACTCCTAAAAATGTTGTGGGAGTTTCTTCTGAAGCTACCACCTTCAATCCTGCTGTCAATGAAAATTCTGTTGGAGATGAGATGGTTGAGGTATCAAAGGATGCTCATGCAAATCCTTGTCAAGGCAATTCTTACCACTTAAAGACATGCCACTCAAAGGAAGTTCCTGAGTTGAGCAATCCTGAGTTTGGTGAAGCTATCCCCATTGCACCTGAAACATCTGTTGTTACAGGCGAATACATGAAATGTTCCACGCTCTCATATCAGACCTCAGGAGATTCAACAATGGAGCATTCAGAACAAGATGATTGCCGTGATTCCTCCCCTGGATTTGATGTTCTTGTGGATGATGGGGGCTTAAACAAGAATGACCTTGGGCTGCAATTGGCACGGAAAAGAGATGTGCAGGTGCTTCATGCGAAATATGATATTGGTGTTCCAAATTGTTATGACCAGGATTATTATGATTCACTGTACTACGGGCAAGCATTTGGTGGCTTTGATGGTCAAGACGGTTATTTTTATCTTGGTGATCTTGAAGGAGTTCAAGAGCATGATATAGGGACCACTTTGGGACACATACCAAGCAATAGAGTAAAGCTGGTAGGGTCAGCCTCTGATGAGTATGACAAAAGGTTCCTCAAGCCCAGAAACTTCACCAGCTCGACAGAAGATGTTGCTTTTGCTCGTGAGCATACTAAGACTAGATACACCTCAAAGAGAAGACGTGAGAATAGAAAAGGTACCAAGGGCAGAAAGGGCCGGAGAAAGAGGCGCTGCGGTCTTGAACCCGTGGTTAGTTCCCAAGAGATTGAATCAAGATCAAGTCATCGCAAGCAAGATTCCTTGATGGAAGAGTGTCCTCAGCCTATTGTTTGTGCTACCTTCAGGGGACTGAAGAAGGGAAGTAGAGGAAAACAGCGCCATGTTCTTTCTGCTAGGGATTCTGAACATCCTAGAACAGATTTTACCGGGCCAAAGACCCTTTCTCAGATAAAAGAAGAGAAGTGCATATCCAAGTCAAGTTTTAGCCCCTCTGCTGCTCGCATGCCTCATGAGAGATCCTTCTCCTATGAT TTTGAGGGACCCAAACCTCTGACTGAGCTTCACAAGGGTAAGGTAGAATTTGACTGGTAA
- the LOC100846405 gene encoding uncharacterized protein At1g15400 — protein MAELQRSSQTFRRSGSSGLIWDEKLTSEDQNQRDQGATGEAEVNSLDFKELRHSRSVGSMGAAQRRQCSDGVRSTDGNQAFRTRHVPPALDPPSPKVASCMFCGIFRKEEPSQASKPRRY, from the coding sequence ATGGCAGAGCTGCAGAGGTCTTCCCAGACATTTAGGAGGTCTGGTTCATCTGGTCTGATCTGGGACGAGAAGCTTACCTCTGAAGATCAGAACCAGAGGGACCAAGGGGCAACTGGGGAGGCAGAGGTGAACAGCTTAGATTTCAAGGAGCTGAGGCACTCCCGTAGCGTCGGGTCCATGGGAGCTGCGCAGCGTAGGCAGTGCAGCGATGGTGTTAGATCCACCGACGGTAACCAGGCCTTCCGTACTCGGCATGTTCCGCCTGCTCTTGATCCACCTTCACCCAAGGTCGCTAGCTGCATGTTCTGTGGAATTTTCAGGAAGGAAGAACCCTCACAGGCTTCCAAGCCCAGAAGGTACTAG